From a region of the Acanthochromis polyacanthus isolate Apoly-LR-REF ecotype Palm Island chromosome 3, KAUST_Apoly_ChrSc, whole genome shotgun sequence genome:
- the prmt9 gene encoding protein arginine N-methyltransferase 9 isoform X2, with amino-acid sequence MCAKKAGAAEVYACELSKTMYELACEVVTANGMDGSIKILHMKSLDMEVPKDVPHRVSLVVTETVDAGLFGEGIIESLIHAWHHLLLPPQRGENEFGDRSATGRVIPAGATVFGMAVECLEIRRHHRLCVAEVGGLSMAAAGELRSPVSCSSEPDDSMEPYTTERLSRLPGGYKPLTEPFTALNIDFNNVQELEGLSSREVQEVRLLVTQEGVLDALAVWFQLHLDEESSLSTGPQEDTCWEQAIYPEHSAKGFVLKPGDELIVEVSCRDAYLRLCSVAVLRGGHKIPLDKHVDSQYSGNPNLEAELCSALACLQTGQSQTKDFCVLECSEMALLNNQEYHLSFCVALAKLISQLKVKCQNQEQESAFQSDRAVSANCSSMFYVLDVSEGFSLLSLIAAGQGHVKAYSSVEKTKQQEVLKRLARSNDISEQHLEFWLNHTEDEQGMLQRPSREKLWSAIILDCVETCGLIRQKLMEKASLARCLLEEGGRIFPAKIVVYGMLVESDTLLLESAVQGQEPTLGFNIAPFINQFTVPVHVFLDFSTLECRHLSESVELFVLDLMDTNANYIHREVKLQATSAGRVTAIPFWYHIYLDQEISVSTLNQNSHWKQAAVVLQQPLEVRAGEWVRLAVKLHKSTISISAHIENAPGQME; translated from the exons ATGTGCGCCAAGAAGGCAGGGGCTGCAGAGGTCTACGCCTGCGAGCTGTCAAAGACGATGTATGAACTGGCCTGTGAGGTGGTGACTGCTAATGGAATGGATGGAAGCATCAAGATCCTCCATATGAAATCCCTGGATATGGAAGTGCCAAAAGATGTCCCGCACAG AGTATCGTTGGTGGTGACAGAGACAGTAGATGCAGGATTGTTTGGAGAGGGCATCATAGAGAGTCTTATTCATGCTTGGCACCAcctcctgctgcctccacaG agGGGTGAGAATGAATTTGGGGATCGTTCTGCTACAGGACGGGTCATCCCTGCTGGAGCCACTGTGTTCGGCATGGCTGTCGAATGCCTTGAGATCCGCCGGCATCACAG GCTCTGTGTGGCAGAAGTGGGCGGTCTGTCCATGGCTGCAGCTGGGGAGCTACGGAGTCCGGTGAGCTGCAGCTCCGAGCCAGATGACTCCATGGAGCCGTACACTACAGAAAGACTGAGCAGACTGCCAGGAGGATATAAACCACTCACTGAGCCTTTCACAGCCCTCAACATAGATTTCAACAATGTGCAG GAACTGGAGGGCCTGAGCTCCAGGGAGGTTCAAGAGGTCCGGCTGCTCGTCACTCAGGAAGGAGTGCTGGATGCTCTGGCTGTGTGGTTCCAGCTCCACCTGGACGAGGAGAGCAGCTTATCTACTGGACCTCAGGAGGACACCTGCTGGGAACAAGCCATCTACCCAGAGCACAGCGCCAAAG GTTTTGTCCTGAAGCCAGGAGACGAGCTGATAGTTGAAGTCTCCTGCCGAGATGCCTACCTGAGGCTGTGCAGTGTTGCTGTGCTGAGAGGCGGGCATAAAATCCCTCTGGACAAGCATGTGGATTCACAATACTCTGGAAACCCAAACCTAGAGGCAGAACTGTGCAGCGCATTAGCATGTCTTCAGACCGGTCAGAGTCAGACTAAAGACTTCTGCGTGCTGGAATGCTCAGAAATGGCGCTCCTGAACAATCAGGAGTACCATCTGAGTTTCTGCGTCGCTTTAGCCAAACTCATCTCTCAGCTGAAGGTAAAATGCCAAAACCAAGAGCAGGAATCGGCTTTTCAGTCTGACCGGGCCGTCTCCGCTAACTGCAGCAGCATGTTCTATGTGCTGGACGTGTCGGAAGGCTTCTCCCTGCTGTCCCTCATCGCTGCTGGCCAAGGTCATGTGAAAGCTTACAGCTCGGTGGAAAAGACCAAGCAACAGGAAGTGCTTAAGAGACTGGCTCGCTCCAACGATATCTCGGAGCAGCATCTGGAGTTCTGGCTCAATCACACGGAGGACGAGCAGGGGATGCTGCAGAGGCCGTCCAGGGAGAAGCTGTGGAGTGCCATCATCCTGGACTGTGTAGAAACCTGTGGCCTTATAAGACAGAAGCTGATGGAGAAAGCTTCCCTGGCCAG GTGTCTGCTGGAGGAAGGAGGACGTATTTTCCCAGCGAAGATCGTGGTGTACGGCATGCTGGTGGAGTCCGATACGTTGCTGCTGGAAAGTGCTGTGCAGGGCCAGGAACCAACGCTGGGATTCAATATTGCTCCTTTCATCAACCAGTTCACT GTGCCGGTCCATGTGTTTCTGGACTTTTCCACACTGGAGTGCAGACATCTTAGCGAGTCTGTGGAGCTCTTTGTTCTTGACCTGATGGACACCAACGCAAACTACATCCACAGAGAAGTCAAG CTCCAGGCTACATCTGCAGGCAGAGTAACTGCAATTCCCTTCTGGTATCACATCTACTTGGACCAGGAGATCAGCGTCAGCACTCTCAACCAGAACTCTCACTGGAAGCAGGCAGCCGTTGTCCTGCAGCAGCCCCTGGAGGTACGAGCCGGGGAGTGGGTCCGACTCGCCGTGAAGCTTCACAAAAGCACCATCTCCATTTCGGCCCATATAGAGAACGCACCCGGGCAGATGGAGTAA